A portion of the Stigmatella aurantiaca DW4/3-1 genome contains these proteins:
- a CDS encoding 3-deoxy-7-phosphoheptulonate synthase codes for MIVMLEPDSPESTVAAVLQAASQYKGVNPRTHVIEGAEHTVTEIYLLGPTAQVPVEVFEQIPGVRQVVRVSEKYRVIGRHGGKRETAGFEYNGITFDERSVNLFAGLCAVDTRESVDTMMAALARCGIRTTRMGAYKPRTSPYEFQGLGASCLPWVFELAGKHGVKVVAMEVTNPRHIDEIRSALESSGNATGVMLQVGTRNAQNFELLKQIGQQRVFPVLFKRGMGITLEESLNACEYVASEGNPKIVFCLRGVKTHLGDPHRNMVDFAHVPVVRRLTRLPVCVDPSHAVGRSDAGPDGMPDIFHSIGQGLIAGASMVLVDFHPHPEQALCDGPQALRLEQLPALQRYTNIVREAYEQAVRNGPGLTPS; via the coding sequence ATGATCGTGATGCTCGAGCCGGACTCTCCCGAGTCCACGGTGGCCGCGGTGCTTCAGGCCGCCTCGCAGTACAAGGGCGTCAACCCCCGGACGCACGTCATCGAGGGGGCTGAACACACCGTCACAGAGATCTACTTGCTGGGGCCCACGGCTCAGGTGCCCGTGGAGGTCTTCGAGCAGATCCCCGGCGTGCGCCAGGTGGTGCGCGTGTCCGAGAAGTACCGGGTCATCGGGCGCCATGGGGGCAAGCGGGAGACGGCGGGGTTCGAGTACAACGGCATCACCTTCGATGAGCGGAGCGTGAACCTGTTCGCGGGCCTGTGCGCCGTGGACACGCGGGAGAGCGTGGACACGATGATGGCGGCGCTGGCCCGGTGCGGCATCCGCACCACGAGGATGGGGGCCTACAAGCCGCGCACCAGCCCTTATGAGTTTCAGGGGCTGGGCGCCTCGTGTCTGCCGTGGGTGTTCGAGCTGGCCGGCAAGCACGGCGTCAAGGTGGTGGCGATGGAGGTGACCAACCCGCGCCACATCGATGAGATCCGCTCCGCGCTGGAGTCCTCCGGCAATGCCACCGGGGTGATGCTCCAGGTGGGTACGCGCAATGCGCAGAACTTCGAGCTGCTCAAGCAGATTGGCCAGCAGCGGGTGTTCCCCGTGCTCTTCAAGCGCGGCATGGGCATCACCCTGGAGGAGTCCCTCAACGCCTGCGAGTACGTGGCGAGCGAGGGCAATCCGAAGATCGTCTTCTGCCTGCGCGGGGTGAAGACCCACCTGGGAGATCCGCACCGGAACATGGTGGACTTCGCCCACGTCCCGGTGGTGCGCCGGCTTACCCGGTTGCCGGTGTGCGTGGACCCCTCGCATGCCGTGGGACGCTCGGATGCGGGGCCGGATGGCATGCCGGACATCTTCCACTCGATCGGACAGGGGCTGATTGCGGGCGCGTCCATGGTGTTGGTCGACTTCCACCCGCATCCGGAGCAGGCGTTGTGCGACGGTCCCCAGGCGCTGCGGTTGGAGCAGCTCCCAGCGCTCCAGCGCTACACGAACATTGTCCGGGAGGCGTATGAGCAGGCCGTGCGCAACGGGCCGGGGTTGACCCCCTCCTAA
- the pheA gene encoding prephenate dehydratase translates to MSELRIAFQGEHGAYGEQATRALYGPDVEAVPQPSFRSVFEAIVEGHVHGGVVPVENSLAGSVTENVDLLLEFTQPITGELALPIRHCLLVPPGRKLAELERALSHPQALAQCATFLRQHGITPVAEADTAGSARRVAELAPPRTAAIASRIAAELYGLEVLLEGIEDAPDNHTRFVSMGAVPSQPGAQSKTAVAFTLENNPGVLHRVLGAFATRGLSVTRVESRPRRRPWEYVFCLDVEGSQEEPSVAAALDEAALLCRSFRVLGSYRVSAY, encoded by the coding sequence ATGAGTGAGCTGCGGATCGCCTTTCAGGGAGAGCACGGCGCCTACGGAGAGCAAGCCACGCGCGCCCTCTATGGCCCGGACGTGGAGGCCGTGCCCCAACCCTCCTTCCGCTCCGTCTTCGAGGCCATCGTGGAGGGTCACGTGCACGGGGGCGTGGTGCCGGTGGAGAACTCCCTGGCGGGCTCGGTCACGGAGAACGTGGATCTGCTGCTGGAGTTCACTCAGCCCATCACCGGCGAGCTCGCGCTGCCCATCCGGCACTGCCTGCTCGTCCCTCCGGGCCGGAAGCTGGCCGAGCTCGAGCGCGCCCTGTCCCATCCCCAGGCCCTGGCACAGTGTGCCACCTTCCTTCGCCAGCACGGCATCACCCCCGTGGCGGAGGCTGACACCGCGGGGAGCGCCCGGCGCGTCGCGGAGCTGGCCCCTCCACGCACCGCCGCCATCGCCAGCCGCATCGCGGCGGAACTCTACGGCCTGGAGGTGCTCCTCGAAGGCATCGAGGACGCACCAGACAACCACACCCGGTTCGTCTCGATGGGCGCCGTTCCCTCTCAACCGGGCGCCCAGAGCAAAACCGCGGTGGCCTTCACCCTCGAGAACAACCCCGGCGTGCTCCACCGGGTGCTCGGCGCGTTCGCCACGCGCGGCCTGAGTGTGACCCGGGTGGAGTCACGGCCGAGGCGGCGCCCCTGGGAGTATGTCTTCTGCCTCGATGTGGAGGGCTCCCAGGAGGAGCCCAGCGTGGCCGCGGCCCTCGACGAGGCGGCGCTCCTGTGCCGCTCGTTCCGCGTCCTGGGCAGCTACCGCGTCTCGGCCTATTAG
- the pheA gene encoding prephenate dehydratase, translated as MSDLPDINQLRADIERIDTEIMDALRRRMSLADDIARTKLADASPLRDPPREEMVLHKVREVATAHGLDPHEIERIYRLIMDMSVSRQQSLIQRLDTTPLRVGYPGIEGSYSHLAARQRYRGRNGGVLLTGMETGREVLDALRRGTLDVALLPIENTSAGSMNETYDLLAEGGAFITGELVSQVYHRLLGLPGARLEDIRTVISHPQALSQCEAFLRKVPWIRPTPEYDTSGAALKVRERNDPTVAAIASDTAAQRFGLEVLVRDIQHAAGNYTRFVEVSREASPIPAEANCKTSLMVVLEHRPGTLGKVLTALSQRGVNLAKLESRPIPGEPWRYRFYLDLEGHAADAPLVAALQDLQPLTSSMRVLGTYPRVEGLHE; from the coding sequence ATGTCAGATCTTCCGGACATCAACCAACTCCGCGCGGACATCGAGCGCATCGACACGGAAATCATGGACGCCCTCCGCCGGAGGATGAGCCTGGCGGACGACATCGCGCGGACGAAGCTGGCCGATGCCTCTCCCCTCCGGGACCCGCCCCGGGAAGAGATGGTGCTGCACAAGGTCCGCGAGGTGGCGACGGCCCACGGGTTGGACCCGCATGAGATCGAGCGCATCTACCGCCTCATCATGGACATGTCCGTCTCCCGGCAGCAGTCGCTCATCCAGCGGCTGGACACCACGCCCCTTCGCGTGGGCTATCCCGGCATCGAAGGCTCCTACAGCCACCTGGCCGCGCGCCAGCGCTACAGGGGGCGCAACGGCGGCGTCCTGCTCACCGGCATGGAGACGGGCCGCGAAGTGCTGGATGCCCTGCGCCGGGGCACGCTGGATGTCGCCCTGCTGCCCATCGAGAACACCTCCGCGGGCAGCATGAACGAGACGTATGATCTGCTGGCCGAGGGGGGCGCGTTCATCACCGGAGAGCTGGTGAGCCAAGTGTATCACCGCTTGCTCGGCCTGCCCGGCGCGAGGCTGGAGGACATCCGGACCGTCATCTCCCACCCCCAGGCGCTCTCGCAGTGCGAGGCCTTCCTGCGCAAGGTGCCGTGGATCCGCCCCACGCCCGAGTACGACACCAGTGGCGCGGCGCTGAAGGTCCGCGAGCGCAACGATCCCACCGTGGCGGCCATCGCCAGCGACACCGCCGCCCAGCGCTTCGGGCTGGAAGTGCTCGTGCGGGACATCCAGCACGCGGCTGGCAACTACACCCGTTTCGTGGAGGTGAGCCGCGAGGCCTCGCCCATCCCCGCGGAGGCGAACTGCAAGACGTCCCTGATGGTGGTGCTGGAGCACCGGCCTGGAACGTTGGGAAAGGTCCTGACCGCCCTGTCCCAGCGCGGGGTGAACCTGGCCAAGCTGGAGTCACGCCCCATCCCTGGAGAGCCCTGGCGGTACCGCTTCTACCTGGACCTGGAGGGGCACGCGGCCGATGCGCCCCTCGTCGCGGCGCTCCAGGATCTCCAGCCGCTCACCTCGTCCATGCGGGTGCTGGGAACCTATCCCCGGGTGGAAGGCCTTCATGAGTGA
- a CDS encoding EVE domain-containing protein, with protein MVKTQYWLIKSEPSVYAYAQLERDGQTEWTGVRNFEARNNLRAMKAGDLCLYYHSNEGKAVVGVAQVLTGAGPDPTAPSEDWASVSVGPVVALNTPVALATLKKTPALKDFPLITRGRLSVAAVTAKHFKLILKLGETMLPNPAQSS; from the coding sequence ATGGTGAAGACCCAGTACTGGCTGATCAAAAGCGAGCCGTCCGTCTACGCATATGCCCAGCTCGAGCGGGACGGTCAGACGGAATGGACAGGGGTGCGCAACTTCGAAGCACGCAACAACCTCCGGGCCATGAAGGCCGGGGACCTGTGCCTCTACTACCACTCGAACGAGGGCAAGGCCGTGGTGGGCGTGGCCCAGGTCCTCACCGGCGCAGGCCCAGACCCGACGGCCCCCAGCGAGGACTGGGCCTCCGTGAGCGTGGGCCCCGTGGTGGCGCTCAACACCCCCGTGGCGTTGGCCACCCTCAAGAAGACGCCCGCATTGAAAGACTTTCCACTCATCACCCGGGGGCGGCTGAGCGTGGCCGCCGTCACCGCCAAGCACTTCAAACTCATCCTGAAATTGGGCGAGACAATGCTGCCGAACCCTGCCCAATCCAGCTAA
- a CDS encoding amylo-alpha-1,6-glucosidase → MTPVDTPPALPRLGFDWPQGPEVSEVMTREWLVTNGRGGYASGTVAGCNTRRYHGLFTPNLPGRGRTVLLARLVEEARVEGQTFPLSIEEHADGHLLQEGAASLRGFALDGLIPVWDYALGPSRLRRKLMMVHGQNTLFIVWEHVSGPAVTLRLRPFPVMRPHDGPLTRRSHDPIVRLQGSLVEMQAIPDAPPLRMRVYSDCVTPFVGLSQTSPPLFFRTEKSRGYDHQEVQHSPGYFECSVSQGGILALGVTTDEIWTLDRDPVQAFELEQERERKLLSRAPAEARAGIPARLVLAADQFIIDPTRPTDDAWAHSIGQDSRSVIAGYHWFTDWGRDTMISHAGLTLSTGRYREAAAILRTFQHYVKDGLIPNYFPDGENEGVYHTADATLWFFHAVDRYVETTGDEALLKDLFPTLAGIVERHQRGTRFHIGVDPADGLLRQGAEGYQLTWMDAKVDGWVVTPRRGKAVEINALWFNALRLMAMWAERLDGDPKPYMGAAERVYGSFNKRFWNPATNCLFDVLDGEDGRDDPAIRPNQVFAISLRFPVLRRERWDAVIKIVHDELLTPVGLRSLAPGHPDYKATYDGDLRARDAAYHQGTVWGWLIGHYIDATLKVNPDIQAARALLVGLEHHLEHGGVGQISEIFDATAPYRPRGCIAQAWSVAEALRVFLKTHVT, encoded by the coding sequence GTGACCCCAGTGGATACCCCCCCTGCCTTGCCACGCCTGGGATTCGACTGGCCCCAAGGTCCGGAAGTGTCTGAAGTGATGACGCGGGAGTGGCTCGTCACCAATGGGCGCGGAGGGTACGCCTCCGGCACCGTCGCGGGTTGCAATACCCGCCGCTACCACGGGTTGTTCACCCCCAACCTGCCAGGACGCGGGAGGACCGTCCTGCTCGCTCGGCTGGTGGAAGAGGCCCGGGTGGAGGGGCAGACGTTCCCCCTCTCGATCGAAGAGCATGCGGATGGCCATCTCCTTCAAGAGGGGGCGGCCTCGCTCCGAGGCTTCGCCTTGGATGGGCTGATTCCTGTCTGGGATTACGCGCTGGGCCCCTCGAGGCTGCGCCGCAAACTGATGATGGTGCACGGCCAGAACACGCTCTTCATCGTATGGGAGCATGTGTCTGGACCCGCGGTCACCTTGCGGCTGCGCCCCTTTCCGGTGATGCGCCCCCACGATGGTCCCCTCACCCGCCGGTCTCATGACCCGATTGTCCGCCTCCAGGGGTCGCTCGTGGAGATGCAAGCCATCCCGGACGCCCCGCCCCTGCGCATGCGCGTCTATTCTGACTGCGTCACCCCCTTCGTGGGCCTGAGCCAGACATCACCGCCTTTGTTCTTCCGGACGGAGAAGTCCCGGGGGTACGACCACCAGGAGGTCCAGCACAGCCCGGGCTATTTCGAGTGCAGCGTGAGCCAGGGTGGCATCCTCGCGCTGGGGGTCACCACGGACGAGATCTGGACGCTCGACCGGGATCCGGTGCAGGCGTTCGAGCTGGAACAGGAGCGGGAGCGGAAGCTGCTGAGCCGCGCTCCGGCGGAGGCCCGCGCGGGGATTCCCGCGCGGCTGGTGCTGGCGGCCGATCAGTTCATCATCGATCCGACACGCCCCACGGACGATGCCTGGGCACACTCCATCGGCCAGGACTCGCGCAGCGTCATCGCCGGCTACCACTGGTTCACCGACTGGGGCCGCGACACGATGATCTCCCATGCGGGCCTCACCTTGAGCACGGGCCGGTACCGGGAAGCCGCCGCCATCCTGCGCACCTTCCAGCACTACGTGAAGGACGGCCTCATCCCCAACTACTTCCCGGATGGGGAGAACGAGGGCGTGTACCACACGGCGGACGCCACGCTCTGGTTCTTCCACGCGGTGGACCGCTATGTCGAGACCACGGGGGACGAGGCCTTGTTGAAGGACCTCTTTCCCACGCTGGCGGGCATCGTGGAGCGCCACCAGCGGGGCACACGGTTCCACATCGGCGTGGACCCCGCGGACGGACTGCTCCGGCAAGGCGCCGAGGGCTACCAGCTCACCTGGATGGATGCCAAGGTGGACGGCTGGGTGGTGACTCCCCGGCGAGGCAAGGCGGTGGAGATCAACGCCCTCTGGTTCAACGCGCTCCGGCTGATGGCCATGTGGGCCGAGCGTCTGGACGGCGATCCCAAACCCTACATGGGGGCGGCGGAGCGGGTGTATGGCAGCTTCAACAAGCGCTTCTGGAACCCGGCGACGAACTGCCTCTTCGACGTGCTGGATGGAGAGGATGGACGGGACGATCCGGCCATCCGGCCCAACCAGGTCTTCGCCATCTCCCTGCGGTTCCCCGTGCTGAGGCGGGAGCGGTGGGATGCGGTGATCAAGATCGTGCACGATGAGCTGCTCACCCCGGTGGGGCTGCGGAGCCTGGCGCCCGGACACCCGGACTACAAGGCGACGTACGATGGCGACCTGCGCGCCCGGGACGCGGCGTACCACCAGGGCACGGTGTGGGGCTGGCTCATCGGCCACTACATCGACGCGACGCTGAAGGTGAATCCGGACATCCAGGCGGCCCGTGCCCTGCTGGTGGGCCTGGAGCACCACCTCGAGCACGGGGGCGTGGGGCAAATCAGCGAGATCTTCGATGCCACGGCGCCCTACCGGCCCAGAGGGTGCATCGCCCAGGCCTGGAGCGTGGCGGAGGCCCTGCGCGTCTTCCTGAAGACCCACGTCACCTGA